In Myotis daubentonii chromosome 16, mMyoDau2.1, whole genome shotgun sequence, one DNA window encodes the following:
- the ALDH3A2 gene encoding aldehyde dehydrogenase family 3 member A2 isoform X3, producing the protein MERLVQRVRDAFQSGRSRPLRFRLQQLEALRRMVQERERDILAAIAADLSKSELNAYSQEVITIHGEVDLVLEQLPEWITAKPAKKNLLTMMDEAYIQPEPLGVVLIIGAWNYPFVLTMQPLIGAIAAGNAVIIKPSELSENTANILAELLPQYLDQDLYVMVKGGVEETTELLKQRFDHILYTGSTAVGKIVMAAAAKHLTPVTLELGGKSPCYIDKDCDLDVACRRIAWGKYMNCGQTCIAPDYILCEPSLQSQIVQKIKETVKEFYGENIKESPDYERIINLRHFKRLLSLLEGQKIAFGGETDEATRYIAPTILTDVDPETKVMQEEIFGPILPIVPVKNADEAIKFINDREKPLAFYVFSHNNKLVRRMIDCTSSGGVTVNDVIMHFTLSSLPFGGVGCVLLKRGPAQPPRCPHRIIPL; encoded by the exons ATGGAGCGCCTGGTCCAGCGGGTGCGCGACGCTTTCCAGAGCGGCCGGTCGCGACCCCTGAGGTTCCGGCTGCAGCAGCTCGAGGCGCTGCGCAGGATGGTGCAGGAGCGCGAGCGGGACATCCTGGCGGCCATCGCCGCGGACCTGAGCAAG AGTGAGCTGAATGCATACAGCCAGGAAGTCATTACCATTCATGGGGAAGTTGATCTCGTGCTGGAGCAGCTTCCTGAGTGGATTACTGCTAAGCCAGCCAAGAAGAACCTGCTCACCATGATGGATGAGGCCTACATCCAGCCAGAGCCTCTGGGGGTCGTCCTGATTATAGGGGCTTGGAACTACCCCTTCGTTCTCACCATGCAGCCACTGATAGGAGCCATTGCTGCAG GAAATGCTGTGATTATCAAGCCTTCTGAACTCAGTGAAAATACAGCCAACATCTTGGCTGAGCTCCTCCCCCAGTACTTGGACCAG GACCTGTATGTTATGGTGAAGGGTGGCGTTGAGGAAACCACCGAGCTCCTAAAGCAGCGGTTCGACCACATTCTCTATACTGGAAGCACTGCGGTGGGGAAAATTGTCATGGCAGCTGCTGCCAAGCACCTGACCCCTGTGACGCTGGAGCTGGGCGGGAAGAGTCCGTGCTACATCGACAAAGACTGTGACCTGGACGTCGCCTGCAG ACGCATAGCCTGGGGGAAGTACATGAACTGCGGTCAAACCTGCATTGCTCCCGACTACATTCTCTGCGAACCATCTCTCCAGAGTCAAATCGTGCAGAAGATTAAGGAAACCGTGAAG GAATTTTatggagaaaatataaaagaatctCCTGATTATGAAAGGATCATCAATCTTCGTCACTTTAAGAGGCTCCTGAGTCTGCTCGAGGGACAGAAGATCGCTTTCGGTGGGGAGACGGATGAGGCCACCCGCTACATCG CCCCAACAATACTTACTGACGTTGATCCTGAAACCAAGGTGATGCAAGAGGAAATTTTTGGACCAATTCTTCCAATAGTGCCTGTGAAGAATGCAGATGAAGCCATAAAGTTCATCAATGACCGCGAAAAGCCATTGGCTTTCTATGTGTTTTCTCATAACAACAAG CTCGTCCGGCGGATGATTGACTGCACGTCCAGCGGGGGTGTCACGGTCAACGACGTGATCATGCACTTCACGCTCAGCTCCCTGCCCTTCGGAGGCGTGG
- the ALDH3A2 gene encoding aldehyde dehydrogenase family 3 member A2 isoform X1, translating into MERLVQRVRDAFQSGRSRPLRFRLQQLEALRRMVQERERDILAAIAADLSKSELNAYSQEVITIHGEVDLVLEQLPEWITAKPAKKNLLTMMDEAYIQPEPLGVVLIIGAWNYPFVLTMQPLIGAIAAGNAVIIKPSELSENTANILAELLPQYLDQDLYVMVKGGVEETTELLKQRFDHILYTGSTAVGKIVMAAAAKHLTPVTLELGGKSPCYIDKDCDLDVACRRIAWGKYMNCGQTCIAPDYILCEPSLQSQIVQKIKETVKEFYGENIKESPDYERIINLRHFKRLLSLLEGQKIAFGGETDEATRYIAPTILTDVDPETKVMQEEIFGPILPIVPVKNADEAIKFINDREKPLAFYVFSHNNKLVRRMIDCTSSGGVTVNDVIMHFTLSSLPFGGVGSSGMGAYHGKHSFDTFSHQRPCLLKSLKRESANKLRYPPNSQSKVDWAKFFILKRFSKGKLGLLLLAVLGIVAAVLVKRHRAVLGLLAAQGAV; encoded by the exons ATGGAGCGCCTGGTCCAGCGGGTGCGCGACGCTTTCCAGAGCGGCCGGTCGCGACCCCTGAGGTTCCGGCTGCAGCAGCTCGAGGCGCTGCGCAGGATGGTGCAGGAGCGCGAGCGGGACATCCTGGCGGCCATCGCCGCGGACCTGAGCAAG AGTGAGCTGAATGCATACAGCCAGGAAGTCATTACCATTCATGGGGAAGTTGATCTCGTGCTGGAGCAGCTTCCTGAGTGGATTACTGCTAAGCCAGCCAAGAAGAACCTGCTCACCATGATGGATGAGGCCTACATCCAGCCAGAGCCTCTGGGGGTCGTCCTGATTATAGGGGCTTGGAACTACCCCTTCGTTCTCACCATGCAGCCACTGATAGGAGCCATTGCTGCAG GAAATGCTGTGATTATCAAGCCTTCTGAACTCAGTGAAAATACAGCCAACATCTTGGCTGAGCTCCTCCCCCAGTACTTGGACCAG GACCTGTATGTTATGGTGAAGGGTGGCGTTGAGGAAACCACCGAGCTCCTAAAGCAGCGGTTCGACCACATTCTCTATACTGGAAGCACTGCGGTGGGGAAAATTGTCATGGCAGCTGCTGCCAAGCACCTGACCCCTGTGACGCTGGAGCTGGGCGGGAAGAGTCCGTGCTACATCGACAAAGACTGTGACCTGGACGTCGCCTGCAG ACGCATAGCCTGGGGGAAGTACATGAACTGCGGTCAAACCTGCATTGCTCCCGACTACATTCTCTGCGAACCATCTCTCCAGAGTCAAATCGTGCAGAAGATTAAGGAAACCGTGAAG GAATTTTatggagaaaatataaaagaatctCCTGATTATGAAAGGATCATCAATCTTCGTCACTTTAAGAGGCTCCTGAGTCTGCTCGAGGGACAGAAGATCGCTTTCGGTGGGGAGACGGATGAGGCCACCCGCTACATCG CCCCAACAATACTTACTGACGTTGATCCTGAAACCAAGGTGATGCAAGAGGAAATTTTTGGACCAATTCTTCCAATAGTGCCTGTGAAGAATGCAGATGAAGCCATAAAGTTCATCAATGACCGCGAAAAGCCATTGGCTTTCTATGTGTTTTCTCATAACAACAAG CTCGTCCGGCGGATGATTGACTGCACGTCCAGCGGGGGTGTCACGGTCAACGACGTGATCATGCACTTCACGCTCAGCTCCCTGCCCTTCGGAGGCGTGG GTTCCAGTGGGATGGGAGCTTATCACGGAAAACATAGTTTCGATACTTTTTCTCACCAGCGTCCCTGTTTATTGAAAAGTTTAAAGAGAGAAAGTGCTAACAAACTCAGATATCCCCCCAACAGCCAGTCAAAGGTGGATTGGGCAAAATTCTTCATTCTGAAACGATTCAGCAAAGGAAAACTCGGTCTCCTGCTCCTCGCCGTCCTGGGCATTGTGGCCGCCGTGCTGGTCAAG AGACACCGGGCTGTGCTGGGCCTCCTGGCGGCCCAGGGAGCCGTGTGA
- the ALDH3A2 gene encoding aldehyde dehydrogenase family 3 member A2 isoform X2, with the protein MERLVQRVRDAFQSGRSRPLRFRLQQLEALRRMVQERERDILAAIAADLSKSELNAYSQEVITIHGEVDLVLEQLPEWITAKPAKKNLLTMMDEAYIQPEPLGVVLIIGAWNYPFVLTMQPLIGAIAAGNAVIIKPSELSENTANILAELLPQYLDQDLYVMVKGGVEETTELLKQRFDHILYTGSTAVGKIVMAAAAKHLTPVTLELGGKSPCYIDKDCDLDVACRRIAWGKYMNCGQTCIAPDYILCEPSLQSQIVQKIKETVKEFYGENIKESPDYERIINLRHFKRLLSLLEGQKIAFGGETDEATRYIAPTILTDVDPETKVMQEEIFGPILPIVPVKNADEAIKFINDREKPLAFYVFSHNNKLVRRMIDCTSSGGVTVNDVIMHFTLSSLPFGGVGSSGMGAYHGKHSFDTFSHQRPCLLKSLKRESANKLRYPPNSQSKVDWAKFFILKRFSKGKLGLLLLAVLGIVAAVLVKAVYY; encoded by the exons ATGGAGCGCCTGGTCCAGCGGGTGCGCGACGCTTTCCAGAGCGGCCGGTCGCGACCCCTGAGGTTCCGGCTGCAGCAGCTCGAGGCGCTGCGCAGGATGGTGCAGGAGCGCGAGCGGGACATCCTGGCGGCCATCGCCGCGGACCTGAGCAAG AGTGAGCTGAATGCATACAGCCAGGAAGTCATTACCATTCATGGGGAAGTTGATCTCGTGCTGGAGCAGCTTCCTGAGTGGATTACTGCTAAGCCAGCCAAGAAGAACCTGCTCACCATGATGGATGAGGCCTACATCCAGCCAGAGCCTCTGGGGGTCGTCCTGATTATAGGGGCTTGGAACTACCCCTTCGTTCTCACCATGCAGCCACTGATAGGAGCCATTGCTGCAG GAAATGCTGTGATTATCAAGCCTTCTGAACTCAGTGAAAATACAGCCAACATCTTGGCTGAGCTCCTCCCCCAGTACTTGGACCAG GACCTGTATGTTATGGTGAAGGGTGGCGTTGAGGAAACCACCGAGCTCCTAAAGCAGCGGTTCGACCACATTCTCTATACTGGAAGCACTGCGGTGGGGAAAATTGTCATGGCAGCTGCTGCCAAGCACCTGACCCCTGTGACGCTGGAGCTGGGCGGGAAGAGTCCGTGCTACATCGACAAAGACTGTGACCTGGACGTCGCCTGCAG ACGCATAGCCTGGGGGAAGTACATGAACTGCGGTCAAACCTGCATTGCTCCCGACTACATTCTCTGCGAACCATCTCTCCAGAGTCAAATCGTGCAGAAGATTAAGGAAACCGTGAAG GAATTTTatggagaaaatataaaagaatctCCTGATTATGAAAGGATCATCAATCTTCGTCACTTTAAGAGGCTCCTGAGTCTGCTCGAGGGACAGAAGATCGCTTTCGGTGGGGAGACGGATGAGGCCACCCGCTACATCG CCCCAACAATACTTACTGACGTTGATCCTGAAACCAAGGTGATGCAAGAGGAAATTTTTGGACCAATTCTTCCAATAGTGCCTGTGAAGAATGCAGATGAAGCCATAAAGTTCATCAATGACCGCGAAAAGCCATTGGCTTTCTATGTGTTTTCTCATAACAACAAG CTCGTCCGGCGGATGATTGACTGCACGTCCAGCGGGGGTGTCACGGTCAACGACGTGATCATGCACTTCACGCTCAGCTCCCTGCCCTTCGGAGGCGTGG GTTCCAGTGGGATGGGAGCTTATCACGGAAAACATAGTTTCGATACTTTTTCTCACCAGCGTCCCTGTTTATTGAAAAGTTTAAAGAGAGAAAGTGCTAACAAACTCAGATATCCCCCCAACAGCCAGTCAAAGGTGGATTGGGCAAAATTCTTCATTCTGAAACGATTCAGCAAAGGAAAACTCGGTCTCCTGCTCCTCGCCGTCCTGGGCATTGTGGCCGCCGTGCTGGTCAAG